The genomic DNA TCAAAACTGAAactgtgtctcctctctccagaggacactgcagacattagagaaaaaaatacaaagtttGTCTGTTGCTATAATGCAACGATCTCCAAAATGACCTCGAAGTTGAATCAGCAAACTGATCATAAACTTCTTGAGGGTTTATTTCAGGGATGTTCTCCCAGACTGCGTTAGCCTtggtacctaataaactggcagctgagttttttttttttttttcaggtcaCAGCTTGTGCATCAGAGGTTGTCACGGGTTTAAACTGTGTTAGCATATGATGTCATGATGACTGTTAAAATCACACGGGGGATGAACACGGGCACGTTTCAGCAGACATCTGCGCCTCGTATTTTGCCTGCTAGCACATAACTGTGACGACACATGCTTCATTATCGTTCTTAACTCCTCATGGTTATTCATGAGTCGGCTGCATGGCACCTCAGCTGGTTGTGACAGCCTCACAGTCACCACTGATGTAGCTTCATCTGTGCGGAAATTCACATGAAGACATAGCTGTGAGAATGAAAGGCATCGCTTGTGGAGAGCTCAGAAAGCCCCAGAACTCAGGTGCAGGAGCAGCTTGCAGTAGATGTTTTTATGCTGTTGTGGTGGTGCAGAGATTAAAGGGCAGCTCTTTGACTGAAGGTTCAAACTGAATgaagctgtcactgctgctctctagctgtccctctgctgctttgaaatcttttgttttcctttacgAGAGGAGAAGGTTTCAGTTGTTGGGTTATCTGGGTTTTAGAAGGAAACCCTACAGAGCTGTGTCTTTTCTGTGGTTAAAATGAGATACTTTCCGGAGTAATGTCTCTTGTGTCATATTTTGCGAGGCTTAGATGATTTTCGGGTTGGGCCTCGCACAGGAATGGGAACTCGAGCAGCCGCCAACATCAGacacttattttttttctcttgtggGGGCAAGACTAGAGCTGTCGGAGTTTGTAATAAAGCAACGCAGCTGGAAATCATCACAAACCCACACGCAAATAAAATATACTGACAGTGTTTTGCTCACAGTGAGGTTCAGTTATAGTCAGAATAAATCCTTGTGTGTGCCTGaagctttaaaatgtgaaaGGAGAACGTGGACCAGTCAGCACAGGCCGCTGTGTGTTTTAAGAGACGTGATCGGGCGTGCAGAGTTGACATGCTTGCTGTATTGAACAGAGCGACGCTTGTGCAGCAGCTCGGCCCCTCTCAttctgacacactgaaacagtGTGTTAGCCAAATAGAAACCCAGAGgaacagcacagaggagctCCAAACGTCCAACATTTAAGCCTGTTAGCTCCAGCGATCAGTCTGCTGTCTCCTACACTTGCATTTCCAAGGAATGTAATAAAAGATTGCCAGATTTCCTCAAGCACAATTTGTCTGTTTCTCAAGATGCACGTTGTCTTCTCTCACTCCATACATGATACAGTGACGTTAGTACACTCTTTAATGCTTCTATTGTTTTCTTCCAAGAAAGCCTAATAAGGTATATGGCTTGCAAgttacgtatgtgtgtgtattccttCCTCTTTAATTTTAAGTTTGAAGGATACAAGTTGTAAATGTGTGTTCAAGAAGGATGTCGACAGAGGTGATACAGTCTATTAATTTACTGCATTCCCAGGAGATATTTTGGTACATATGAAGAAGTAATACAACACGTGTAGTATTAATGAcattaatctttatttatatttcttaATAAAGTTACAAAATAGTGCATGAGTGAAAGTAATAGGGCTTCAGCTAATGATTATGAtatcagaaaatggtgaaaaacatTGATCAGTGtctcccaaagcccaagatgacgccctcaaatgtcttgttttgtcccaactcaaagatattcattaaaaacaacaaccaagTAGACTAATAAGTAATAAAAAACTTGTTTTATAATGATGTGTGTATAGACTCTAGCTGAAGCTAATTTGCAGCCTTCATTCCTTGGTTagactgtttttttaattaagatttaaaattaagattaaaataatcaaatacaTTGAGAAAACATTCAGGATAAAACCAACAAAAGATaaagcagacagtgtgcatCTGCATGTTCTGTTCCTGTTGATATTTCATGTCACTGACATATTCGATAAAGGCCTGCACAACAAGACAAATCTTTGGAAATCTGATGATTTGCATCACATTTGCAGCCGTCATGAATGAGATTGGAGCCTGGATATTTAAACAAAAGCTGGTACTGTTGAGTAAACATTATGTTTATGTAGTATGAATGATGATACAAAAACGATACTATCAAATGTATAATTAACAGAGATGGTATCATTTAAACATGTATCAAAAAGTGTCCATGCTTTAGAACATTAATGTAGTAAATATAAGTAGTATACTATACATACCTTCAGACATATAGTCCCAATAATCAATGACTGGTAGAAATATTTATGaaataagtaaatgtaaatTGTCACTGTTTCTTTAAGCTCTTTTGTGTCTCCATGAGCTCGTTCGGCTGTCAGCTCAGACCACAGGCCCTCAGAGAGCATTTCAGCTGCTCGACGGTGAGAGGTCACAGGCCCGAGGGCAGCTGTCTCAGGGCTACGCTTATGTGGACCGGctatgtgtttctgtctctgcactgcatgtaaaaatgtgtatttttgttggCTGGTGCAGAGCTGTTTCAGTGTATGCGCTCACTGGAGGGCAGCCGTCAGGAGCTATGTGTCCGAGCATGCAGCGATTTGATTTTTAGTCGGCTCTTGAGCGAGCTGACGGATGATGTTTCACCCCTGACTTATTGCTCTTGTATTAGAGTAATTTGTTACATCAAAGCTGCATTGTGCACTCACCTGCAGGCTCGTTGTGTTGACACTAAGCTCCTCGGCTGTGAAGTGGCACCATGTGTGGTTTCAATTCACTGTCTCAGTTTCTATATTCTCAGGTACAACGTGTGTGAGGTTCACTTTCATCTAACGTGTGTTTTCTCTTCGCTAGGCCAAGTCAAGGTGTTCCGAGCATTGTTCACCTTTGACCCCAGAACGGTATGAGCTCTTTGTTTGTTAAGATGCATTGTTTTTCTAATACTTAGCACCTGTAGACTCCCATGTGCAGACTAAATCCCATATTTTGGTACTGGCCATGTGCTAAACTATTAACTGTGAATGTGGTCATCTTGCTTGGAAAAGAAATAGCTGTTTTCCACACAAACATGATGAACCACGTACAAATTCAACAAGTTAAACCTGCCATGAATCTGTCAAAAAAGGCCAataacaagacaagacaagaattATTCTGGCAGATGGGAAACTGGATTAGCAGGAGGGTGGTGATAAATGGATGAAGTCATCTGAAATAACTGACATATTAGAGTGTCCTTTGGTGGAGTCGTGCTCACTttcttgcttgtgaatgactgaattCAGTTATTATCAAAATATCTGTGggttgactaattgattaatcaactaattgtttcagatTTAAccattgaaatgaaaataataattacttACACACCAAACTTTGTCACTGATGGTTCTTATTAGTTCAAGCACAGTAAGATTTAGCAGCAGGGGAACAAAGGGGAAAGAAAGTGGGTGCAATGTAACAGAAAATTCAGTCTTATGTCCAGAATGCTGTGATTGCATGAAACTTCCTgtgctgtcactgtgactgaTTAGCCCGGAGTAAcattgtcttattttattattttccagCCGGATGAGCTGTACTTTGAAGAAGGAGACTTCTTGTATATCTCTGACACAGTAAGTAAAACCTCTGAGAGATTAATGTGCTGTCTTCAGTCCCATTTGACTTTAAATCTGAATGTgcacttcttcttcctctttctttggGATCTTAGAGTTGCACTCTTtgcattttctgtctccttttgcggtaattttcttttacattttccacCTTTGGTCAgtttttcctccctttcatttccactttcctctccttcatttCGCAAATATTTTccctgcatttgtttttgcGTTCTTATTTGTCTCTGCTCATTTTCCTCTGTGATGTTTGagctaaaaaaacaaagatttctgCATTACTGTTGTCCCCAGAGTGACTCTAACTGGTGGAAGGGGAcgtgcagaggaaggacaggacTAATTCCAAGTAACTATGGTGAGCAGACAGCATAGACAGACCTGCTTTGAATTTGATTGCGTGCGTCTGGTGACCAAAATATTACTTAATACTGACCTTAGGTTCTTGTAATGGTGAATCTTAGATAATGCACTAATGCTCTTGTCTTGGTCTGTTTTAGTGGCTGAGCAGGCAGAATCTATTGACAATCCAATGCACGAAGCAGCCAAACGAGGTGCGACAACCATCCACACATCTTACTTGTTTATTGTGACATATCTCTTTTTCTGTGCAGTCCAAGAGAGTTCTCTCTCTAGAGACAATAAACCCAACTTTGACCATGACAACatagtttttgcttctgctgaAGAGCAACTGTTTGCATCTATTTGTGTATTTAAACAGGCAATCTGAGCTGGCTGAGGGAATGTGTCGAGAACAAGGTTGGAATCAATGGGCTGGATAAGGCTGGAAACACTGCCCTCTACTGGGGGTGCCACGGAGGACATAAAGGTAACAATAACTGCAGTGTATAGAACATGTTAAAATCTACTTGTTTATATGGATATTGAATGGGTTAAGGCCACAAAAATGGCCACTTCTCTTGGTAAATACACTGAATCTTCAgtcctgcagcagtgatgtcTGGATGTTAGTTTGATGGAGTGTCAGTGACTGAATGTCATTTCATAAATCGCACATTGTGATGACACACAGGCGCATTTGTTTCACATGAGGAGTGAAGTACACAAAAACAGGAACTTGCTCTTCTGTGTTCCTCCGTTGTTCCTGCATGATTGTTATGTGATACATGTCATTAAAATCTTACCTCAAACCATCActcaaagttgtttttttcgttctttcttttctcttttcagatGTGGTGGAGCTGTTGCTAAGTCAGCCCAATGTGGAGGTCAACCAGCAGGTGAGGGGGGGTTTAAAACTCATTCAGACATGAAAGTTCACTCACAGGTGAAAAACAGATTCTCCAGCCCATCTCATATTACAAGATTTCCAGAGAATGAAGAAGTGTGAACAACtacatgttgttttttccagtAATTTGTCATCCAACTGTATTTCTGACATCTTCAACCCTGGACTTGTCATGTATTTATAGCTGTAGTTTGTTTGGAGTGAGGACTTAAGACTCCATTTACGCCTGGTATTAAAAAGCAACTTGTTTTTGGAAACGTTATCtgaatgagggaaaaaaagcatgttGTTGCAAGGTGTAAATGTGTCGGGATGAGAATGTGATGGGCTCTGCCTGAACACGTGGAGGCTGTCTGGCTCACATTGTGTTCAGATCTTGCCGGCATCCACGAACAACAGAACACTGATACAggtattttgttttgcttttgtaaGAGACAGGCCTCTAATTACTGGTTGTATGTCTATTCTGTGCCAAAAGATGCATTATTGAacagaaatgcatgaaaattAAAGCAACACAGGTGGGAGATGATTGAGCTGCACttatctgtgcagctgatccaCTGTTAACAAGGCTTTTAATTGATCTAACCACAGAGCAGCCTACACGCCAGTGCTGCAACACGCCGGGACAATATTTTTTATACGAAGAAAGGAATAACTTATAGGGGATAAATGATTAAGATTCCAGAGATAATGTACCAAACAGCTTGTATCCTAGTGTTTGTTACAGCGTGCCCAAACagttatttttttgtcatttccagAAAACATGCGAATGATGTGCATCAACTGATCCGCACTTTCGACGCTTTGTGTTTCAGAATAAACTCGGAGACACCGCTCTGCACGCTGCTGCCTGGAAGGGTTATTCTGACATCGTGGAAATGTTGCTGAACAAGAGTGAGTGTCTAGCCACGTCTCTTATTTGGTTTTGTAAAAGGAAATTAGCCAGCAGCAGGTCATCTTCTTTATTTGCATATCAGAACTGAGCTGGAGAAACACGTAGAGAAGGATCTCATCAAACCCTAATAAGAAAACATGTGGTTCCAGATTGAGGAAGCGATAACCAGCTCATAGTTTTATCTTTGTGTGAGTATTTTTTCTGTCGTTCTGTTTCAGACCCCAGGACAGACATCAGGAACAATGAGAATAAGCTGGCTCTGGAGATGGCCACCAACGCCCAGTGCGCTTCACTTCTGAAAAGGAAGCAGGGAAGCAGTAAGTACGGctgccacttgggggcagccTTGCAGcacccacacatgcagcacCACTAGGACAGGCCACACactcagacaggaaacagaggaataTGTTTTTTACTGCGTTCTCTCTTGCGGTTGACTCTCAGTGGAAGAGGATTGTCCAACAACAAGCATGAGAAATGTTCCTGTTTGTTCTCCACTGCTTATTTTCACCCTTTATCAACACTGCAGACtaaaataatatagaaatatgTTTAACTTTTACAAATAAGTAGCAAATGTCATGTCATCTTTGTGCTGTAGAAATTGTTGTGAAATGTGCTATTCATGTCCCAGTAAAGCCACATTAGACAGGCTGTAATATATAATCCTTATAAAAATAGTCAAGTTAGTCATTAGCCAGAGTTTATGATGTAGCGTCCTCTCGGGTCGAATAAACAAGACGTAGAGTTTCAAGAACGGGTGTCTGTATTTACTTGTATTGCACCGTGAAAActacagaggaaaaagacagaagaaacacTTTCCTGTAGCTTCACAACTCACATATAAACATGACAAAGTTTAACAGTGCAGGTATTACATTTGTCTTCTTGAATTTCTTCTTATTCAGATGAACATAAATCATATCTTTGCCAATAACATACAATTCATACCTCACTCCGCGTACAGTGCCAAGGGCACTGTCTTAAGGGAGTGTGGACGACAGCTCTTTCCATTAGCGTTGTGCTTCATAGACCAGCCCTTTGAAATAGCTTATAATACAAAGGCAACGAGGTAAATAACGAGACTAACTTCTCGAGGTCTAACATGGAAACAGGATACATGGCTAACTTTAGCATTTAAACATTTACCTGTACTCTCGATGATCTCCAAACAGTATTACAACTGTAAAAACAGCGCAAAAAGTCTTGAAATATGGCAGGAAGAAACAGcaacctttcaaaataaaatttcGCAACAAGTCAAAAAGCGGCGGTGCGGCGCTACATCATCGGACATCAGACCCATATAACAATCACAGCAGAAGtaattttaaagtcatttaCATGTGAGTCTACTAAAATGAACAGTTATTGATTGCCACAGCTCGGTTTACTGTAGACAACAGCTGCCCATTTATGTGGCACACATAATTATCCATGTCCTGTTCCTGTGTCTTGTGTAAACTGCATAAAACAGGGACAGGTTTGATATTTTATGGGGTCTGCCCCAGGTTGGCAAGCAGGTTCAACACAGGCAAGAGAAGGCATATGATTGGCCAGAGACGTGGAGGCTTTTAAACTCAAGAACCATTTACTATAAAGCGTCTTATTTTAAATGCTAGTCCTTGAATGATCTTGTAATACTACCACCCTGTGATTATGTTTTAGGTCCATTTTAATAGTTTTATTCTCATgttattgtaattattttgGCCAGGATAATGGTGGCATGACATTTTCATATCGTTCCATGCCTACTCAGTGGTtcagaaggaaggaaggggcaacgttcaccactttgtgaaacacgtGATTGTagaaaggatattactacatgggctcaggaacgcTTTCAAAAAGCGTTGTGGGTAAATACAGTTCGTTTGCAAATGGTTGCATCCCAAAGTATTTATTGCGAACTGTGTAAAACCACACATGTTCaggaaattcattttcaatttaaaaaaattaaaaactgcattCTTCCTCTGTTATTAACGGTCTGTGTGTCTTGTTTCAGACATCACCCGCACACACAGCAACGCTGAGGAGTATTTGGACGACGAGGACTCGGACTGAGCCCTGTTCACACATCGCCACAGTCTTCCGTGGGGTTCTGGGGGTCGTGGAGCTCAGAGAGATTATTACCGACCTAAAATGGactgtttgctcttttttcagCTGTAACTCCATTTTAGTTCTGCGAATTCGTGCAAACACCTCAGTTCTCGTCCCTCTGCGTCACATTTGTGTGAATTGAATTCGCCTGCTTTGCCAAGTGCATTTCCACATGTCAGGGATTTGTCTTGGAGCACCTGTTGCACACTGTGGACTGAGGGGCAGAATATATGTAGTAGTGGAAAATGGACCGAAACTCTAAGAAGCACATTCCAAACATGTTCATGCCATTTAAACTGCACATTAAAGTGCAAATTGAAAGATTGATCTGGTCTGTGTCTCGTTAAGTTTTAATGCTCCACTTAAATTACTTAAAAGGAACTGGAAACACATGATTTCTTGCAGTTTGGAGCCCTATCAAAACATTTTCTCCACCTTACATGTTActctgtgctgcatgtgttaTAACCTTTCCACTGCGGTTAAGACCTTCTGTCAGTTCAGCGTATCTGAAACATCTTCCCCATGCAAAACAGACTTTAAATCATTCTTTCGTCTTTGAAGCTTCTGAGTGTTTGATTTCCATCATATGGGTAAATTTCTGGGTTTATCGCTGCTTTCCAACAAAAGTGCCTTAAATATGTGTAACATAGCCAGTGTGTCGTTGGTCATGTATCAATGTGaacatgtttttctcctctgaagtGCTGAATTTCTTAAGATGATTTTGTTCTAGATTTCtatctgctctgttttcaatCTGCAATAAAAGCTTTTTAACTTAAAATGTCGCATTGAGTTGACATTTTTTGAAAGCTGACAATAATTAAAGCATAAATATGACAGAGATGATCACAGATTGCCTCTCTGAAGGATCTTTGGATGCAAGTGGAAGATTAAATGCTGTCAggattttgcctttttttttccaaattacAGAAGCCAAACTGGAGATTATAATTAATCACTCAAAAGCTTCTCGCAGCAAGCCAAATTCTTCTCATTACTAAGTGTCAAGTGTGCAAACAAACATATCCTTTACATGTAAAGTAACACCACTGTGGGTTGTGTGTTAATCTGAATactcaaacacaaaaaatatgtCCAAAAGTCAAAGAATTCCTTTATTACAAAGTCAGCATGTTGATGACATtccaaagaagacagaaagggcaaaaaaaaaatagatgtgTAGACAGAAATACAGCAAGTCTTTGATGAGGGATTCAGGTACATGCTACATAACCGCCAGACCAGCGGACAAGAAACGGAcggtgaaacagagaaaaggctCGAACTTTCAGCTTCCTTTCCGCTAAATTTCTCCCTGACTTATCAACATAATCAGGAATGGCAACTTCAGATGAAATagtgtttctcttcctctttacaTCTCTGTTTGATGCCAAACCTGAAGAAGCAAGCATTTCTTGAAACTCAAAATATATCAAACTCACCTCCTACTTTATGAGTACAGCAGGCAGGGAAACGGAAGCAACTGGTATTTatcaagagaagaagagctgacTAAACCATTTCTGCCTTTCAGGTCATTTGTGATGACCTGGTAAATAAAAAAGGACACTCTTATTTCTCCTC from Chaetodon trifascialis isolate fChaTrf1 chromosome 6, fChaTrf1.hap1, whole genome shotgun sequence includes the following:
- the ostf1 gene encoding osteoclast-stimulating factor 1, whose amino-acid sequence is MSKPPPKPAKPGQVKVFRALFTFDPRTPDELYFEEGDFLYISDTSDSNWWKGTCRGRTGLIPSNYVAEQAESIDNPMHEAAKRGNLSWLRECVENKVGINGLDKAGNTALYWGCHGGHKDVVELLLSQPNVEVNQQNKLGDTALHAAAWKGYSDIVEMLLNKNPRTDIRNNENKLALEMATNAQCASLLKRKQGSNITRTHSNAEEYLDDEDSD